In Octopus bimaculoides isolate UCB-OBI-ISO-001 chromosome 28, ASM119413v2, whole genome shotgun sequence, the following are encoded in one genomic region:
- the LOC106881748 gene encoding mucin-5AC isoform X5: MARMAKIKKKMLKFEDIDDEASRESELTKSGRVRKKSTKLREMEEFEEIEKKQTTTKKVPTEPLKKGKSQLGGTPSTSPVSPKKMKPSKSKELGQTGSVISPKSSDETSPKGSVIKFLLSSPMQPATPSLLGSSVGHSSSKGKDKSETSLLTEHISLVKKTPKSSKSKAADNIALLKSLTSTSSGKSARKKGEQDLKFRLMVGSGSLLSSASSTVSASNTSSTTSPKLSGDASTTIHSDSGGSKDGSLKMKFILSPKDKSSVKSLSSGGAASSGSDKKKSSDNHVPTIPKTIVEAKSLSSSSKTSIATIPSIIPIPVPKVVPIPKPVPTTGTRKVAVTKSIVIPKLNPSPRVISTPAPKTIPGTKVIPDTKELPKVKPIDKPVAEVKTIPIPIPTTLTTTSSSSSSLVKPVDTNIKVVPVPKASLPPTKIITVKKTVSAKGSSAQSKSTGGTPVSGKQKGSTTKSSATPKSSTGLSTKSPSSSSSSSSSSTAAAASSAQPQAPQQQQPASSSSSSSSSSSKPQSLLPPIKKAMSSLSSATSLFLSSSSSLDVPEKKTKKVKKKKNSAALASAKAGAATTTPAVKGGQTGSVKATSGGGTQKSPAHASGTVKVKAKAETTDLSKYDFTDEPSLVIAEQQGSSSKHAATPKTKKSSSGTSASSGGSSGKSSSKKAKVDVDQTKTKQKDEVPALMPTLGAALVGNQNALASPPSKTKQSSDKKSKKSKKSSEKEDPTAAKPAKKRRALTAYMLWCNSYRNKVLSENPKLDFAQISRRLGEIWQSLSEKEKLVRSLLLLLLLLLLIWWQTGRIISTPGEILPSISPVFIYILSSSVVEVDFAFYSFRVDKLSTSCILGSI, from the exons A TGGCTCGTATGGCAAAAATTAAGaagaagatgttaaaatttgaGGACATTGATGATGAAGCATCTAGGGAATCAGAACTGACCAAATCTGGAAGG GTGAGGAAGAAATCGACGAAACTTCGAGAAATGGAGGagtttgaagaaattgaaaagaagcagACGACCACCAAAAAAGTGCCAACAGAACCCCTAAAGAAAGGAAAGAGTCAGCTTGGAGGTACCCCTTCAACATCCCCTGTCAGTCCAAAAAAGATGAAACCTTCCAAATCGAAAGAACTTGGCCAAACTGGTTCTGTGATTTCCCCGAAAAGCTCTGATGAAACCTCTCCGAAGGGCAGCGTCATCAAATTCCTGCTGAGTTCACCAATGCAGCCAGCCACTCCATCGCTGCTGGGCAGCAGCGTTGGTCACTCATCTTCAAAGGGCAAAGATAAGTCTGAAACAAGCTTGCTGACCGAGCATATTTCCCTGGTGAAGAAAACCCCTAAATCAAGCAAGTCGAAAGCAGCCGACAACATCGCTCTTTTGAAGTCCCTCACCAGTACTTCATCTGGCAAGTCAGCGAGAAAGAAGGGCGAACAGGACCTGAAGTTCCGACTGATGGTCGGATCGGGTTCCTTGCTGTCGTCAGCATCCAGTACTGTAAGTGCTTCAAATACAAGCTCCACTACGAGTCCAAAACTGTCTGGGGATGCTTCCACAACAATTCATTCAGACAGCGGAGGTTCGAAGGATGGCAGTTTGAAGATGAAATTCATTCTGTCCCCTAAGGACAAAAGTTCTGTCAAGTCTTTGAGCAGTGGCGGCGCTGCGAGTAGTGGAAGTGACAAGAAGAAATCTTCAGATAACCATGTCCCAACAATTCCAAAGACCATCGTTGAGGCCAAGTCGCTATCAAGCAGCAGCAAAACGTCCATCGCCACAATCCCTTCCATAATTCCAATACCCGTGCCAAAGGTGGTCCCTATTCCAAAGCCAGTGCCCACAACAGGAACAAGGAAAGTGGCAGTCACCAAGTCAATAGTCATCCCAAAACTGAACCCAAGCCCCCGCGTGATCTCAACGCCGGCTCCGAAGACCATTCCCGGCACAAAAGTGATCCCTGACACAAAGGAGCTTCCAAAAGTGAAGCCCATTGACAAACCTGTTGCCGAGGTAAAGACCATACCGATCCCCATCCCCACCACCTTGACGACCACTTCTTCAAGTAGCAGCTCCCTCGTGAAGCCTGTTGATACCAACATCAAAGTTGTCCCCGTCCCAAAGGCTTCGTTGCCCCCAACGAAAATCATTACTGTTAAGAAGACTGTGAGCGCGAAAGGGAGCTCAGCTCAGAGCAAGTCTACAGGAGGGACCCCTGTGAGTGGTAAACAGAAAGGTTCCACAACAAAGAGTTCAGCAACCCCAAAGTCATCCACTGGTTTATCGACAAAATCCCCGtcgtcttcctcatcatcatcatcatcatctacagcagcagcagcatcatcagcaCAGCCACAAgccccacaacaacaacaaccagcatcatcatcatcctcatcatcatcatcatcatcaaagccaCAATCCCTTCTCCCCCCAATAAAGAAAGCCATGTCATCTTTATCGTCAGCAACATCActatttctgtcatcatcatcatcgctagaTGTGCccgaaaagaagacaaagaaagtgaagaagaaaaagaacagtgCTGCCCTCGCGTCAGCAAAGGCCGGTGCTGCCACGACGACACCGGCGGTCAAAGGCGGCCAGACCGGCTCTGTGAAGGCGACAAGTGGCGGAGGCACACAAAAGTCTCCAGCTCATGCCTCCGGGACAGTGAAGGTCAAGGCCAAAGCAGAGACCACTGACCTCAGTAAATACGACTTCACTGATGAACCGAGCCTGGTGATTGCGGAACAGCAGGGCTCGAGTTCAAAGCACGCAGCAACACCGAAAACAAAGAAGTCCAGCTCAGGGACCAGTGCCAGCTCTGGTGGAAGTAGCGGCAAAAGTTCCAGCAAGAAAGCCAAGGTGGACGTTGaccagacaaaaacaaaacagaaagatg AAGTTCCAGCTCTAATGCCAACACTTGGTGCTGCTTTAGTCGGAAATCAAAATGCATTAGCAAGTCCCCCCTCGAAAACGAAACAGTCTTCTGATAAAAAATCTAAGAAATCTAAGAAGTCATCAGAGAAAGAAGATCCCACTGCTGCTAAG ccTGCCAAGAAGCGCCGAGCCCTTACCGCCTACATGCTCTGGTGTAATAGCTACAGAAACAAGGTCCTCTCAGAAAACCCTAAACTCG ATTTTGCTCAAATTAGTCGAAGGCTTGGAGAAATATGGCAAAGCCTGTCTGAAAAAGAGAAGCTGgtgagatcattattattattattattgttattattattaatatggtggcaaactggcagaatcattagcacgccaggcgaaatccttcccagtatttcgcccgtctttatatatattctgagttcaagtgttgtcgaggtcgactttgccttttattctttcagggtcgataaattaagtaccagttgcatactggggtcgatctaa